A genomic segment from Rickettsia endosymbiont of Lasioglossum villosulum encodes:
- a CDS encoding NAD(P)H-binding protein translates to MRILVTGANGFIGSYITAALLKSNYKVVCAVRDIESTRKKFPTAEIIHCDFNTDISSQDWINKLEKIDIVINVSGVLTSSRANNIENVHINGLKALFKACTLTNVKRIIHISALGIDDEENTAYALTKKAIERYLQKLENIDWVILQPSLIYASGCYGGTSLFRVLAALPYFIPLIGDGLQQFQPIHIEDLAKVIIHCVERKGKICRLLKIVGPDIVTMKDILIGFRRWLGVEPARLIKIPLIFIKIASKLGGFFKIGPINSTAYNMLLQPNIANKKDFIDFTSIIPRNLQQGLTTEPLTVQSIWHARLYFLKPIIKIALGLFWIMTGIISSIFAYDASKQIIISLGFNKQIAPYILYGSCFMDIILGILLIIKNKISSICSLQILLILSYTSLLTYLKPILWLDPLGPILKNIPIILLTLVIMAIERDK, encoded by the coding sequence ATGAGAATATTAGTAACTGGAGCTAACGGTTTTATTGGATCATATATTACTGCTGCATTGTTAAAAAGTAATTATAAAGTAGTATGTGCCGTTAGAGATATTGAATCTACTAGAAAAAAATTCCCTACTGCAGAAATTATACATTGTGATTTTAATACAGATATTAGCTCCCAAGATTGGATAAATAAATTAGAGAAAATAGATATAGTAATTAATGTCTCAGGTGTGTTAACGTCTAGTCGTGCTAATAATATTGAAAATGTTCATATCAACGGTCTAAAAGCTCTATTTAAGGCGTGTACTCTTACTAACGTAAAAAGAATTATTCATATTTCAGCTCTTGGAATAGATGATGAAGAAAACACTGCTTATGCTTTAACTAAAAAAGCAATAGAAAGGTATTTACAAAAATTAGAAAATATAGATTGGGTAATTTTACAACCTTCTCTCATTTATGCGAGCGGTTGCTATGGCGGTACATCATTATTTAGGGTTTTAGCAGCATTACCGTATTTTATTCCTCTGATAGGTGACGGTTTACAACAATTTCAACCTATCCATATTGAAGATCTAGCGAAAGTAATCATTCATTGCGTAGAAAGAAAAGGAAAAATTTGTAGATTATTAAAAATAGTTGGACCTGATATAGTTACTATGAAAGACATCTTAATTGGATTTAGAAGATGGCTTGGAGTAGAACCTGCAAGACTAATAAAAATTCCTTTAATATTCATTAAAATAGCCTCTAAATTAGGGGGTTTTTTCAAAATAGGACCTATTAATTCTACAGCGTATAATATGTTGCTTCAACCTAATATTGCTAATAAAAAAGATTTTATTGATTTTACTTCTATAATTCCTAGAAACTTGCAGCAAGGTCTTACAACAGAACCTTTAACCGTACAATCTATATGGCATGCTAGGCTTTATTTTCTAAAACCTATAATAAAAATTGCCTTAGGGTTATTTTGGATAATGACAGGAATTATTTCAAGTATTTTTGCTTATGATGCTAGCAAGCAAATTATAATATCACTGGGTTTTAATAAGCAAATAGCACCTTACATATTATATGGAAGCTGCTTTATGGATATTATTCTGGGAATTTTACTAATTATCAAGAATAAAATAAGCAGTATATGTAGTTTACAAATTTTACTAATATTATCTTATACTTCACTATTAACGTATCTTAAGCCAATATTATGGTTGGATCCTCTAGGTCCAATACTAAAAAATATTCCGATAATATTACTTACTTTAGTAATAATGGCTATAGAAAGAGATAAATAA
- a CDS encoding amino acid ABC transporter ATP-binding protein yields the protein MIILEKVCKRYGKNYGIKNIDLSFTAKETTVIIGPSGGGKTTLLRVLNNLEEPTSGTLLVDGKKLLSKDRRKLRLKVGMVFQNFNLFPHLSVGDNLIYTPVNVLKIPKDEAILKAKELLEKFRLSQKFDSYPANLSGGQKQRIAIARALMMKPEILLFDEPTSALDPENIKDVIENINLLKEQMSMVVVTHHLKFAKLIADRIIFMDQGQILANQPAQEFFSKPASHRARLFLENIGDFL from the coding sequence ATGATTATTTTAGAAAAAGTTTGTAAGCGTTACGGCAAAAATTACGGCATTAAAAATATAGATTTAAGTTTTACTGCTAAAGAAACCACTGTAATAATTGGTCCGTCAGGAGGTGGTAAGACTACTTTACTACGTGTTTTAAATAATTTAGAAGAACCGACTAGTGGAACTTTGCTTGTAGACGGCAAAAAACTGCTGTCAAAAGATAGAAGAAAATTGCGGCTAAAGGTCGGGATGGTTTTTCAGAATTTTAACCTCTTTCCGCATTTAAGCGTAGGTGATAATCTGATTTATACACCGGTAAATGTTTTAAAAATTCCAAAAGATGAAGCTATATTAAAAGCAAAAGAACTACTTGAGAAATTTAGACTAAGTCAGAAATTTGACTCATATCCGGCAAATTTGTCCGGCGGGCAGAAGCAGCGTATTGCAATAGCAAGGGCTTTAATGATGAAGCCAGAAATTTTATTGTTCGATGAGCCAACATCGGCATTAGATCCTGAAAATATTAAGGATGTGATCGAGAATATTAATTTACTAAAAGAGCAAATGAGTATGGTGGTAGTAACCCATCACTTAAAATTTGCAAAACTGATAGCTGATCGTATTATTTTTATGGATCAAGGACAGATTTTAGCAAATCAGCCGGCACAAGAGTTTTTTAGCAAACCAGCTTCTCATAGGGCTAGGTTGTTTTTAGAGAATATCGGAGATTTTCTATAA